The following are encoded in a window of Burkholderiales bacterium genomic DNA:
- a CDS encoding ATP-binding cassette domain-containing protein, which translates to MIFLREVALRRGARLLFAHASVTFFRGQKVGVTGANGVGKSSLFALLAGELHPDSGQLELQPGIVIARLLQELPPSRCPAIEFVLDGDAELRSLQTGIAQAEASGDGLRLAELHEGLAKIGGYAARARAAQLMHGLGFREHDLARPVDDFSGGWRVRLNLARALMCRSDLLLLDEPTNHLDLDAIVWLESWLRSFPGTLLLISHDRDFLDATVRSICHIEDGALRLYEGNYSAFERQRAERLAGRRAAYDKQQREIARTRAFIERFRAKATKARQAQSRLKALARLDRIAPAHVDAPFEFSFRAAPAQPDPAIVIDAATVGYGGEPVLREVDFALRAGARIGLLGRNGAGKSTLVKLLAAELVPLKGARVEGKGVAIGYFAQHQLDQLRPDESALAHLMRADPAAREQELRDFLGGFDFRADMALTPVGRFSGGEKSRLALALIAWRRPNVLLLDEPTNHLDLEMRYALLRALQEFAGAMVLVSHDRHLLRAACDELYLVADGTVREFPGDVDDYAQQLQSVPEQPAGVGHVTPGRRERRREEAWVRERRSARRRPLQERIRTLEEQMVRLAADKARLEKRLATPDLYGEACKEELKQCLLQQARVSRQLQEVEEHWLELNLQLESVQ; encoded by the coding sequence ATGATCTTCCTGCGCGAGGTCGCGCTGCGGCGCGGCGCAAGGCTGCTCTTCGCGCATGCGTCGGTGACTTTCTTTCGCGGCCAGAAAGTCGGCGTGACTGGCGCAAATGGTGTCGGCAAGTCGAGCCTGTTCGCTCTGCTGGCCGGAGAGCTGCATCCGGACTCCGGCCAGCTCGAGCTTCAGCCCGGCATCGTCATCGCACGCCTTCTGCAGGAGCTGCCCCCCAGCCGGTGTCCGGCCATTGAATTCGTGCTCGACGGCGATGCCGAACTGCGTTCGCTTCAAACGGGCATCGCGCAGGCCGAGGCGAGCGGGGACGGCTTGCGGCTGGCGGAGCTGCACGAGGGGCTGGCGAAGATCGGCGGCTATGCCGCGCGGGCGCGGGCCGCTCAGCTCATGCATGGACTGGGGTTCCGGGAGCATGACCTGGCACGCCCCGTCGACGACTTTTCCGGCGGCTGGCGCGTGCGCCTGAATCTCGCCCGGGCGCTCATGTGCCGCTCCGACCTCCTGCTGCTCGACGAACCGACCAACCACCTGGACCTCGACGCGATCGTCTGGCTGGAAAGCTGGCTGCGCAGTTTCCCCGGCACCCTCTTGCTGATCTCGCACGACCGCGATTTTCTGGACGCCACGGTGCGCAGCATCTGCCACATCGAAGACGGGGCGTTGCGCCTGTACGAGGGTAACTACTCGGCCTTCGAGCGCCAGCGGGCGGAGCGGCTGGCCGGCCGGCGGGCGGCGTATGACAAACAGCAGCGCGAGATCGCCAGGACCCGCGCCTTTATTGAGCGCTTTCGCGCCAAGGCGACCAAGGCGCGCCAGGCGCAGAGCCGCCTGAAAGCGCTCGCACGTCTGGATCGCATCGCGCCGGCGCACGTCGACGCACCCTTCGAATTTTCGTTCCGTGCTGCGCCTGCGCAGCCCGATCCGGCGATCGTCATCGACGCCGCAACCGTGGGCTACGGCGGCGAGCCGGTGCTGCGCGAGGTCGATTTCGCCTTGCGGGCCGGTGCCCGCATCGGACTGCTCGGGCGCAACGGCGCCGGCAAGTCCACGCTGGTCAAGCTGCTCGCCGCCGAACTGGTACCCCTGAAAGGCGCGCGGGTGGAGGGCAAAGGGGTGGCGATCGGATATTTCGCGCAGCATCAACTCGATCAGTTGCGCCCCGACGAAAGCGCGCTCGCGCATCTGATGCGCGCCGATCCGGCTGCGCGCGAGCAGGAACTGCGCGACTTTCTCGGTGGCTTCGATTTCCGGGCGGACATGGCCCTGACCCCGGTCGGGCGCTTCTCCGGTGGCGAGAAGTCGCGGCTGGCGCTCGCGCTGATCGCGTGGCGGCGTCCCAACGTGCTGCTGCTCGACGAACCGACCAACCACCTCGACCTCGAAATGCGCTACGCGCTCTTGCGCGCGCTACAGGAATTCGCCGGCGCGATGGTGCTGGTGTCCCATGATAGGCACTTGTTGCGCGCGGCATGCGACGAGCTGTATTTGGTCGCCGACGGTACGGTCCGGGAATTTCCGGGCGACGTGGACGATTATGCCCAGCAGTTGCAGAGTGTCCCGGAGCAGCCGGCCGGTGTCGGCCACGTTACTCCCGGCCGCAGGGAACGACGCCGCGAGGAAGCGTGGGTGCGCGAGCGTCGCTCCGCGCGGCGCCGGCCTCTACAGGAACGGATTCGCACGCTGGAGGAGCAGATGGTGCGCCTTGCGGCCGACAAGGCACGGCTTGAAAAACGCCTGGCCACGCCCGACTTATACGGCGAAGCCTGCAAAGAGGAACTGAAGCAATGCCTGTTGCAGCAGGCGCGGGTGTCCCGGCAGCTTCAGGAGGTCGAGGAGCACTGGCTGGAACTGAATCTCCAACTCGAGTCCGTCCAATGA
- the dksA gene encoding RNA polymerase-binding protein DksA, producing MASEFRTQFKPYVPKKGEPYMSPKQLEHFRRILTQLKDELSEDIDRTVHTMQDEATVFADPNDRASQESDMALELRNRDRERKLIKKIDETIAKIDAGEYGYCESCGVEIGLKRLEARPTATLCIDCKTLDEMRERQVAK from the coding sequence ATGGCTTCCGAGTTTCGCACGCAGTTCAAGCCGTACGTGCCCAAGAAGGGCGAGCCGTACATGAGCCCGAAGCAGCTGGAGCACTTCAGAAGAATCCTCACCCAACTCAAGGACGAACTGAGCGAGGACATCGACCGCACCGTGCACACGATGCAGGACGAAGCGACGGTTTTCGCCGACCCGAACGATCGCGCCAGCCAGGAATCGGACATGGCGCTCGAGCTGCGCAACCGGGACCGCGAACGGAAGCTGATCAAGAAGATCGACGAGACGATCGCCAAGATCGACGCCGGCGAATACGGTTATTGCGAGAGCTGTGGCGTCGAGATCGGGTTGAAGCGCCTGGAAGCGCGGCCCACCGCAACGCTGTGTATCGACTGCAAAACCTTGGACGAAATGCGCGAGCGCCAAGTCGCCAAGTAG
- a CDS encoding radical SAM protein, translated as MVPAARSQTLTVVDHDRAAAGLRYVYPVVSRRAGGLSVGINLNVNNACNWRCIYCQVPGLRRGAAPEVDLPRLREELRLFLGQVLHGDFLQSRVPEGSRRLNDIALSGNGEPTSAREFEDVIEIIGETRAELNVPREVKTVLITNGSLLHRREVKSGVEKLRGQQGEVWFKIDSGSTHGMRLVNDTRSGLARVRENLAIAAHACPTWVQTCVFALDGAAPSEVEQQAYLELLEERLRARVPIRGVLLYGLARKSQQPEAERLSSLPAQWLEAYAGRIRALGLEVKVTP; from the coding sequence ATGGTACCCGCTGCCAGGAGCCAAACGCTAACCGTCGTCGATCACGATCGTGCCGCGGCCGGTTTGCGCTATGTGTATCCGGTGGTCTCCCGGCGTGCCGGAGGCCTTTCGGTGGGGATCAACCTCAATGTCAACAATGCCTGCAACTGGCGCTGCATCTATTGCCAGGTGCCCGGGCTGCGGCGCGGAGCGGCGCCCGAGGTCGATTTGCCGCGGCTGCGCGAAGAGTTGCGCCTGTTCCTAGGGCAGGTGCTGCACGGCGATTTTCTGCAAAGCCGCGTCCCGGAAGGTTCGCGCCGGCTCAACGACATCGCGCTGTCGGGCAATGGCGAGCCCACCAGCGCGAGGGAATTCGAGGACGTCATCGAAATCATCGGCGAGACGCGCGCGGAACTCAACGTGCCACGGGAGGTAAAAACCGTCCTCATCACCAACGGCAGCCTGCTTCATCGCAGGGAAGTCAAGTCCGGCGTCGAGAAGTTGCGCGGCCAGCAGGGAGAAGTGTGGTTCAAGATCGACAGTGGCAGCACGCATGGGATGCGCCTTGTCAACGACACGCGCAGTGGCCTCGCGCGCGTCAGGGAGAATCTGGCGATCGCGGCCCATGCCTGCCCGACATGGGTGCAGACCTGTGTGTTCGCTCTCGACGGCGCGGCTCCGTCGGAAGTAGAGCAGCAGGCCTACCTGGAGCTGCTGGAGGAGCGCCTGAGGGCGCGCGTGCCGATTCGCGGGGTGCTGCTCTATGGATTGGCGCGCAAGTCGCAACAGCCGGAGGCCGAGCGACTCTCCAGCCTTCCCGCGCAATGGCTGGAAGCCTACGCTGGGCGCATCCGGGCGCTGGGCCTGGAGGTCAAGGTCACGCCCTAG
- a CDS encoding Bax inhibitor-1/YccA family protein, producing MQPEVQVMTQSAQLALAQNRVLRNTYMLLGLSMIPTVIGAIVGLNTNFAFLAQYPIMGPLLMFAVMIGAMFGIAALRNSVWGVVAMLAFTFLMGWWLGPILQYALNLSNGPQLVGMAAGATGLIFFALATYVTTTRKDFSFLGKFLFVGLILLIIGAIANLFFQVPAASLTISAVAVILFAGYMLYDVSAIVHGGETNYIMATLRVYIDIYNMFVHLLNLLLAFAGNRE from the coding sequence ATGCAACCCGAAGTCCAGGTGATGACGCAGTCCGCGCAACTGGCGCTTGCGCAGAATCGGGTCCTGCGCAACACCTACATGCTGCTCGGGCTGTCGATGATCCCGACGGTCATCGGCGCGATCGTCGGATTGAATACCAATTTCGCGTTCCTCGCGCAGTACCCGATCATGGGGCCACTGCTGATGTTCGCGGTCATGATCGGCGCCATGTTCGGAATCGCGGCGCTGCGCAACAGCGTCTGGGGCGTGGTCGCGATGCTCGCGTTCACCTTCCTGATGGGCTGGTGGCTCGGGCCGATTCTGCAGTATGCGTTGAATCTGTCGAACGGGCCTCAGCTGGTGGGCATGGCGGCGGGCGCGACCGGCCTGATCTTCTTCGCGCTGGCCACTTACGTAACGACGACGCGCAAGGACTTCAGCTTTCTGGGCAAGTTCCTGTTCGTCGGCCTGATCCTGCTGATCATCGGCGCGATCGCCAATCTGTTCTTCCAGGTGCCTGCGGCCTCGCTGACGATTTCCGCCGTCGCCGTCATCCTGTTCGCGGGCTACATGCTCTACGACGTGAGCGCGATCGTCCATGGCGGCGAGACGAACTACATCATGGCCACCTTGCGCGTGTACATCGACATCTACAACATGTTCGTACACCTGCTGAATCTGCTGCTTGCATTCGCCGGCAATCGCGAATAG
- the rlmD gene encoding 23S rRNA (uracil(1939)-C(5))-methyltransferase RlmD, with translation MTAVLARIEALDQEGRGIAHVDGKVFFVEGALPGEVVELEAYRHKPSYALAVAKRVVRAAPTRVTPRCPSFGVCGGCSMQHLEPRAQVAVKQRVLEDNLARIGKVVPETMLGPIYGPFWGYRYRARFSSRYVRNRAVALVGFRERRHTYVADMPSCDVVPPRISALLLPLRELVSGLSIRERLPQIELAIGEDADVLVFRILQPLSEADEARLRAFADRHRVTVYLQPGGPDSARLFHPDAAPPLRYRLPDFDLEFPFRPTDFTQVNHEINRVLVRRAVALLDPRPGERIGDLFCGLGNFSLAIARRGAHVLGIEGNRALVERASGNAAHNGLQARCAFRALDLFEIAESEWQALGGFDKLLIDPPRDGAIALVKLLGSQGPRRVVYVSCNPATLARDAGVMVHVNGYRLVAAGVVNMFPHTSHVESIALFEREDGADSGETKGRHQAALCVSESGRYSRLPANASSRFSRCTNML, from the coding sequence ATGACGGCGGTTCTTGCCCGCATCGAAGCCCTGGACCAGGAGGGCCGCGGCATTGCGCATGTCGATGGCAAGGTGTTTTTCGTCGAAGGCGCGCTGCCGGGCGAAGTGGTCGAGCTCGAGGCGTACCGGCACAAACCGAGTTACGCGCTGGCGGTCGCGAAGCGCGTCGTGCGGGCAGCGCCCACACGCGTAACCCCGCGCTGCCCGAGCTTCGGCGTGTGTGGCGGCTGCAGCATGCAGCATCTGGAGCCGCGCGCGCAGGTGGCCGTCAAGCAGCGCGTGCTGGAAGACAACCTGGCGCGCATCGGCAAGGTCGTGCCGGAGACGATGCTGGGACCGATCTACGGCCCGTTCTGGGGTTACCGCTACCGCGCGCGATTCTCCTCGCGCTACGTGCGCAACCGCGCCGTCGCCCTCGTCGGTTTTCGCGAGCGGCGCCACACTTACGTTGCCGACATGCCCTCCTGCGACGTGGTCCCGCCGCGGATCTCGGCGCTGCTGCTGCCGTTGCGCGAGCTGGTGAGCGGCCTGTCGATCCGCGAGCGACTGCCTCAGATCGAGCTGGCGATCGGCGAGGACGCCGATGTGCTGGTGTTCCGCATCCTTCAGCCGCTTTCCGAAGCCGACGAGGCGCGGCTGCGCGCCTTTGCCGACCGCCATCGGGTGACGGTCTATCTGCAACCCGGCGGACCGGACAGCGCTCGGCTGTTTCACCCGGATGCGGCACCGCCGCTGCGCTACCGTCTCCCCGACTTCGACCTCGAGTTTCCCTTCCGCCCGACGGACTTCACCCAGGTCAACCACGAGATCAACCGCGTTCTCGTGCGCCGCGCGGTCGCGCTGCTCGATCCGCGTCCGGGTGAAAGAATCGGCGACCTGTTCTGCGGACTGGGAAATTTCTCCCTGGCTATCGCGCGCCGAGGGGCGCACGTTCTGGGCATCGAAGGCAATCGCGCGCTGGTCGAGCGCGCGTCCGGCAACGCGGCGCATAACGGCTTGCAGGCCCGATGCGCGTTTCGTGCGCTCGATCTGTTCGAAATCGCCGAATCCGAGTGGCAGGCGCTGGGAGGATTCGACAAGCTGTTGATCGATCCTCCGCGTGACGGAGCGATCGCGCTGGTGAAGCTCCTGGGGTCGCAGGGACCGCGACGCGTCGTTTATGTCTCGTGCAATCCGGCAACGCTCGCCCGCGATGCGGGCGTCATGGTGCACGTCAACGGCTACCGCTTGGTGGCCGCGGGGGTGGTCAACATGTTTCCGCACACCTCCCACGTGGAGTCGATCGCGCTGTTCGAACGGGAGGATGGCGCTGACAGCGGAGAAACAAAAGGGCGGCACCAGGCCGCCCTTTGCGTCAGCGAGTCAGGGCGCTATTCGCGATTGCCGGCGAATGCAAGCAGCAGATTCAGCAGGTGTACGAACATGTTGTAG
- a CDS encoding 3'-5' exonuclease: MTPILAFDIETVPDTDSLRRLQSLPRDLPDAQVAELAFQQRREKTGSDFLPLHLHRVVAISCALRDGDTFRIWSLGDPGDPEKVLIQRFFEGIDKYTPQLVSWNGSGFDLPVLHYRALLHSVQAARYWDMGEEDREFKWNNYISRYHTRHLDLMDLLSLYQGRAAAPLDEVAQLLGFPGKLGMAGSRVWEAHQAGRIQAIRAYCETDVVNTYLVYLRFQLLRGALDEPRHARELQMVRSALERSREAHWKEFLAAWTARSP, translated from the coding sequence ATGACGCCGATTCTTGCGTTCGACATCGAGACCGTCCCTGACACCGACAGCTTGCGCCGCCTGCAATCGTTGCCGCGCGATCTTCCGGATGCGCAAGTCGCCGAGCTTGCCTTCCAGCAAAGACGCGAGAAGACCGGCAGCGACTTCCTGCCGCTGCACCTGCATCGCGTGGTGGCGATCTCCTGCGCGTTGCGCGATGGCGACACCTTCCGCATCTGGTCGCTGGGCGATCCCGGGGACCCGGAAAAAGTGCTGATCCAGCGCTTCTTCGAGGGCATCGACAAGTACACGCCGCAACTGGTGTCCTGGAATGGCAGCGGTTTCGATCTCCCGGTGCTGCACTACCGGGCTCTCCTGCACAGCGTCCAGGCGGCCCGCTACTGGGACATGGGCGAGGAGGACCGCGAGTTCAAGTGGAACAACTACATCAGCCGATACCACACGCGGCATCTGGACCTGATGGATCTGCTGTCGCTCTACCAGGGTCGCGCGGCAGCGCCGCTGGACGAAGTCGCCCAGCTGCTCGGCTTTCCGGGGAAGCTGGGCATGGCGGGCTCGCGGGTATGGGAGGCGCATCAGGCGGGTCGCATCCAGGCGATCCGCGCCTACTGCGAGACCGACGTCGTGAACACCTACCTCGTGTATCTGCGCTTTCAGCTGCTACGGGGAGCCCTGGACGAACCGCGCCATGCGCGCGAACTGCAGATGGTGAGAAGTGCGCTGGAACGCTCCCGCGAAGCGCATTGGAAGGAGTTTCTGGCCGCCTGGACAGCGCGCAGTCCATGA
- the rfaD gene encoding ADP-glyceromanno-heptose 6-epimerase, whose product MHIVVTGAAGFIGANLVKALNDRGIDNIIAVDNLTRADKFCNLVDCEISDYLHKDDFRNALQAGAFDGEISAVIHQGACSDTMETDGRYMMENNFRYSMDLLAYCQAEGVPFIYASSAAVYGASTEFREERQFERPLNVYGYSKFLFDQMVRRRWSENRAQVVGLRYFNVYGPREAHKGRMASVAYHFFNEYRATGKVRLFEGSGGYGAGEQRRDFVSVEDVVKVNLWFLEHSGRSGIFNCGTGASQTFNDVAAATVNALRRANGQPPLTLDAMKASGCIEYVPFPEGLKEKYQSFTEADLTQLRAAGYEATFLKVEQGVSRYVEWLLDRR is encoded by the coding sequence ATGCACATCGTCGTCACGGGCGCGGCCGGCTTCATCGGTGCCAATCTGGTCAAGGCGCTGAACGACCGCGGAATCGACAACATCATCGCGGTGGACAACCTCACCCGAGCCGACAAGTTCTGCAACCTGGTCGACTGCGAGATTTCCGACTATCTGCACAAGGACGATTTCCGCAACGCCCTTCAGGCGGGAGCGTTCGACGGGGAGATCTCGGCGGTCATCCACCAGGGCGCCTGCTCAGACACCATGGAGACCGACGGCCGCTACATGATGGAAAACAACTTCCGCTACTCCATGGACCTGCTGGCGTACTGCCAGGCGGAAGGGGTGCCTTTCATCTACGCGTCCTCCGCGGCGGTCTACGGCGCGTCGACCGAGTTTCGCGAGGAGCGTCAGTTCGAGCGGCCGCTGAACGTCTATGGCTACTCGAAGTTTCTGTTCGACCAGATGGTTCGGCGGCGCTGGTCGGAGAACCGCGCGCAAGTGGTGGGCCTGCGCTACTTCAATGTCTACGGCCCGCGGGAAGCGCACAAGGGACGCATGGCGTCGGTGGCGTATCACTTCTTCAACGAGTACCGAGCCACCGGCAAGGTGCGCCTGTTCGAGGGCAGCGGCGGCTACGGCGCCGGCGAGCAGCGCCGTGACTTCGTATCGGTCGAGGACGTGGTGAAGGTGAATCTGTGGTTTCTGGAACACTCCGGGCGCTCGGGAATCTTCAATTGCGGCACCGGCGCCTCGCAGACGTTCAACGATGTGGCGGCAGCCACGGTCAACGCCTTGCGGCGAGCGAACGGCCAGCCGCCGCTTACGCTCGACGCGATGAAGGCAAGCGGCTGCATCGAATACGTTCCCTTCCCGGAAGGCCTGAAGGAGAAATACCAGAGCTTCACCGAGGCGGATCTGACGCAGTTGCGCGCCGCCGGTTACGAGGCGACGTTTCTGAAGGTGGAGCAGGGCGTGTCGCGCTACGTGGAGTGGTTGCTCGATCGGCGCTGA
- the rfaE1 gene encoding D-glycero-beta-D-manno-heptose-7-phosphate kinase, with protein sequence MRAARVMVVGDVMLDRYWFGEVSRISPEAPVPVVKINRTEERLGGAANVARNISAVGACALLLSVVGQDEAADALTALLRAEGITAQLHRDASLATTIKLRIIGRQQQLLRVDFETEPSHEVLAAKLADFESCLPECDVVVFSDYGKGGLKHIEQMIERARARGKAVLVDPKGDDYSRYRNATVLTPNRAEFREVAGRWKSEDDLTARAQALRESLNVDALLITRSEEGMTLYRAGERLHVPTVAREVYDVSGAGDTVIAILAVMLAAGQPLPEAVRWANRAAGIVVGKLGTAVVRSEELFA encoded by the coding sequence TTGCGCGCCGCCCGGGTCATGGTCGTGGGCGACGTGATGCTGGACCGTTACTGGTTCGGAGAGGTAAGCCGGATATCGCCCGAGGCACCAGTCCCGGTGGTCAAGATCAACCGCACCGAAGAGCGGCTGGGCGGGGCGGCCAACGTCGCCCGCAACATCTCGGCGGTCGGGGCGTGCGCATTGTTGCTGTCGGTCGTCGGCCAGGACGAGGCCGCCGATGCATTGACGGCTCTGCTCCGGGCGGAAGGAATTACGGCGCAATTGCACCGGGACGCCTCGCTCGCCACCACGATCAAGCTCAGGATCATCGGCCGGCAGCAGCAGCTGCTGCGCGTGGACTTCGAAACCGAACCGAGCCACGAAGTGCTGGCGGCGAAACTGGCGGATTTCGAGTCCTGTCTTCCCGAGTGCGACGTCGTGGTCTTCTCCGATTACGGCAAGGGCGGGCTCAAGCACATCGAACAGATGATCGAGCGCGCCCGGGCGCGGGGCAAGGCGGTGCTGGTCGACCCCAAGGGTGACGACTATTCACGCTACCGCAACGCCACGGTGCTCACGCCCAATCGCGCGGAATTCCGCGAAGTGGCGGGACGCTGGAAATCCGAGGACGATCTCACGGCTCGCGCTCAGGCGCTGCGCGAAAGTCTGAACGTTGACGCCTTGCTCATTACCCGCAGCGAAGAAGGCATGACGCTCTACCGCGCAGGGGAGCGGCTGCACGTGCCGACCGTCGCGCGCGAAGTCTACGACGTGAGCGGCGCGGGCGACACGGTGATCGCCATCCTGGCGGTCATGCTGGCGGCGGGCCAGCCGCTGCCGGAAGCCGTACGCTGGGCCAACAGGGCGGCCGGGATCGTCGTGGGCAAACTCGGTACGGCGGTGGTCCGTTCCGAGGAGTTGTTCGCGTAG
- a CDS encoding UDP-glucose/GDP-mannose dehydrogenase family protein, whose product MKVTIVGTGYVGLVSGACLAEIGHEVVCLDVDAAKIQLLKDGGVPIYEPGLEGLIRHNAAAGRLRFTTEVDEAVAHGLVQFIAVGTPPDEDGSADLRYVLSAARNIGRHMTEYRIIVDKSTVPVGTAERVRAVVDDELKARGKALTFSVVSNPEFLKEGAAVEDFMRPDRIIIGTSDEQAIRLMRQLYAPINRNHDRLMVMDTRSAELTKYAANAMLATRISFMNELANLAEKLGANIEAVRLGIGSDPRIGYHFLYAGCGYGGSCFPKDIQALQHTAGEYGMQLTIIDAVEKVNRTQKQRLLDKVRMRFGEHLDGRRFALWGLSFKPNTNDMREAPSRVIVNGLLTRGATVRAYDPVAMTEGRRIFQREAAVSFADSPLGALDGADALIIVTEWKEFRGVDFEDIKRRLSQPVVFDGRNLYDPLLAREAGIEYFSVGRP is encoded by the coding sequence ATGAAAGTGACCATCGTAGGCACCGGCTATGTGGGCCTGGTGTCCGGCGCCTGCCTGGCCGAGATCGGCCATGAGGTGGTGTGCCTCGACGTGGACGCCGCCAAGATTCAGCTGCTCAAGGATGGCGGCGTGCCCATCTATGAGCCGGGACTGGAGGGGTTGATCCGCCACAATGCGGCCGCCGGCCGGCTGCGCTTCACCACGGAGGTGGACGAGGCGGTCGCCCATGGGCTGGTGCAGTTCATCGCGGTGGGCACGCCGCCCGACGAAGACGGGTCGGCGGATCTTCGTTACGTGCTCAGCGCGGCGCGCAACATCGGCCGGCACATGACCGAGTACCGGATCATCGTGGACAAGTCCACGGTGCCAGTCGGCACCGCGGAACGGGTGCGGGCGGTGGTCGACGACGAGCTCAAGGCGCGCGGCAAGGCGTTGACTTTCAGCGTCGTTTCCAATCCGGAGTTCCTCAAAGAGGGCGCCGCGGTCGAGGACTTCATGCGTCCGGATCGAATCATCATCGGCACCAGCGACGAGCAGGCCATCCGGCTCATGCGCCAACTCTACGCGCCGATCAACCGCAATCACGACCGCTTGATGGTGATGGATACGCGTTCGGCCGAGCTGACCAAATATGCGGCCAACGCCATGCTGGCGACGCGGATATCGTTCATGAACGAGCTGGCGAACCTGGCGGAGAAGCTCGGCGCGAACATCGAAGCGGTTCGCCTGGGGATCGGTTCGGACCCGAGAATCGGCTATCACTTCCTGTACGCCGGCTGCGGTTATGGCGGATCTTGTTTTCCCAAGGACATCCAGGCGCTGCAGCATACCGCGGGCGAATACGGCATGCAGCTGACCATTATCGACGCGGTGGAGAAAGTCAACCGCACGCAGAAGCAGAGGCTGCTCGACAAGGTGCGCATGCGTTTCGGCGAGCACCTCGACGGGCGGCGCTTTGCGCTCTGGGGCCTGTCGTTCAAGCCGAACACCAACGACATGCGCGAGGCGCCGAGCCGGGTGATCGTCAACGGCCTGCTGACCCGCGGCGCGACGGTGCGCGCGTACGATCCGGTGGCGATGACGGAAGGGCGGAGGATATTCCAGCGCGAAGCCGCGGTGTCGTTCGCCGATTCGCCGCTCGGGGCGCTGGACGGGGCCGATGCGCTGATCATCGTCACCGAGTGGAAGGAGTTTCGGGGGGTCGATTTCGAGGACATCAAGCGCCGGCTGTCCCAGCCGGTGGTGTTCGATGGCCGCAATCTTTACGACCCGCTGCTCGCCAGGGAGGCGGGCATCGAGTACTTCTCGGTTGGAAGGCCGTGA
- the pyrF gene encoding orotidine-5'-phosphate decarboxylase, giving the protein MEPRIIVALDFPDAARALALSERLSPELCRVKVGKELFTAAGPALVATLARRGFAVFLDLKFHDIPNTVAQACRAAAGLGVWMLNVHALGGREMMEAARAALDGADRRPRLVAVTILTSLAREGLAEVGISGEPAEAALRLARLARQAGLDGVVCSAHEARLVRTACDESFLRVTPGIRLAEGPADDQKRVMTPRAAIEAGASYLVIGRPVTRAADPRAVVERIVREIESAESLG; this is encoded by the coding sequence ATGGAACCGCGAATCATCGTCGCACTGGATTTCCCCGACGCGGCCCGCGCCCTTGCCTTGAGCGAACGGCTCTCGCCGGAGCTTTGCCGCGTCAAGGTCGGCAAGGAGCTGTTTACGGCTGCCGGCCCCGCGCTGGTGGCCACGCTGGCGCGGCGCGGCTTCGCGGTTTTTTTGGATCTGAAGTTCCACGACATCCCCAACACCGTCGCCCAAGCCTGTCGGGCGGCGGCGGGGCTGGGCGTGTGGATGCTCAACGTCCACGCGCTCGGCGGGCGCGAGATGATGGAGGCGGCGCGCGCCGCGCTGGACGGCGCGGATCGACGGCCGAGACTCGTCGCCGTGACGATTCTGACCAGTCTGGCTCGAGAGGGTCTCGCGGAGGTGGGCATCAGCGGCGAGCCGGCCGAGGCCGCGCTGCGGCTCGCCCGGCTGGCCAGGCAGGCGGGGCTGGATGGAGTCGTGTGCTCGGCTCACGAAGCCCGTCTGGTGCGAACGGCTTGCGATGAGTCCTTCCTGCGCGTGACTCCCGGGATCCGCTTGGCGGAAGGTCCGGCGGACGATCAAAAGCGCGTGATGACACCGCGCGCCGCCATCGAGGCCGGCGCCAGCTATCTGGTGATCGGTCGGCCGGTGACGCGCGCGGCCGATCCGCGCGCCGTGGTCGAGCGCATCGTGCGTGAAATCGAGAGCGCGGAGAGCCTTGGATGA